In Palaemon carinicauda isolate YSFRI2023 chromosome 1, ASM3689809v2, whole genome shotgun sequence, the genomic stretch TTTACATACGCCATtaagaatatgcatatatcaaaACAACCAATGTTATTCACTGAACGTACCCCACACTTACATGTCTGATGTGGTGCCATTGGCTTGGCTTAACAACAATATCAGATCAAGAAAGAACATAGAGGAGTTAAAGATCACGACAGGAAATTCTCACTTGATTGGGGTAGAAAATAGCCCCATAGTAGGGTGATATCCTCTCTGAGTGAAAGTTTTTACCTGCTGACTGTACTTTTGTATCAATTTAAGCTGCACTGTATGAAATAAAAGTAAACACAATTAAGAAACATATACGTTGCATATAAGAGTGTAGTTTATAATGTGCAAAAAACTTGGAGAGAGTTAGCACCTGTGCTGTTTAGTATACAAAGCATATAAAATACAAGTTCAATTGTTTTTGAGTGCCACGTGAAGCATTATGCAGGCTTTTGAAATTTCACATTGATGGAAATTCCAAAGTGTGAGGGGATTTGATAAAATTATTGTGAATTAGCCTGGCTGTGATGAAATGATgcttgtgaagaatttttcttcttcCAGCAAGTGTGTAGGTCCTACACACTTACTGTGCACAGTGAAGAGTACATTAGCTACGGATTTATATCAATCCTTGCTGATGGCATCGAGAAACCTCAGTGTGTACTGCGCTTCAAAGTGCTGGGGACCGACTCTATGAGGCCTAGTAAGTTGAAGCATCATTTGCTGACCATTCATCCACAGTATGCTGAGAAAGACCCCGATTTCTTCAGGTGCCATGAAAGTAATTTGGGAAAACATAGTGGAGAAAACAGAAACTGGATGCGACTGGTGCTTtccaacaacagacctcaagtgtAGTTGAAGTATCATATGAAGGTGCCATCGAAATAGCAAAGCAAAAGAAGCCTCACACTATTGGTGAAACGTTAATTAAGTCATGTACTTTAAAGATGGTCAAGCGTGTTCTTGGAGATGCAAGTGAACGCAAATTTCAACAAATTTCCTCGTCAAACGACATAGTGAAGTGGAGGATTAATGAAATGTCAGATGACCCAAAGGAAAAAGTGATACAGGAGATCAAATCGTCTCCAGCTGGTATGTTTGCAATACAACTGGATGAGTCAACGGATGTGAGTTCTTGTGCACAGGTACTTGTGTTTGTTAGGTATGTTTTCTTGTGTGATATCAAGGAAGAATATCTGTTATGTAAACAGCTTGAGACCACCACAACTGCTGAAGATGTGATGGAAAAGATTTCTTCTTTCTTCAAAGCTACAGGATCCCATGGAAAAATTGTTGTGGAATCTGTACAGATGGAGCTCCAGCAATGCTGGGGTCAAAATCAAGGTTCCAAAAGCGTGTCACAGAAGTAGCTTCGAATACCAAGGGGGTTCATTGTATGATCCATTGTTTTTCACTGGCGTTGAAAACCCTCTCTGATGAACTTTGCAAGATCCTGGAGGCAGTGGTCAAATGCGTCAACTTTGTAAAACCAGGAGCTCTGAACTCTCGCCTTTTCCAGAACCTGTGTAGAGACACGGATTCGGAGCATGAAGCTTTCTTATTTTACTCCAAAGTGTGCTGGCTTTCCAAGGGCAATGTTGTGAATCGAGTGTTTgaacttcgggggggggggggaggttaaatTGTTTCTGGAAATGCCAGGGAAAGATGATCGGTTGAGTCACTTCAATGAGGTTTTGTGGGAACCACGTCTTGCATACTTAGCAGATATATTTGAGCAGCTAGATAGGTTGAATCTAAAGCTACAGGGCAAGGAAAGAAATGTGTTTCAAATGATGGACAGTTTTCGTGGATTTCTTGCTAAGCTCCAGAATTAGCAAAGGAGAGTCGGTGCCGAGAATGTTGTCATGTTTGAAAACCTTTCAGCTGTCCTTGACGAGAATGAAGAAGATAGTCTGCTTGATCCATTACTTAAAACTAAAATCATTCAGCATCTGAGATCTTTcgaaagtgaacttaatatttacTTCCCAGAAATCGAGGAGGAAAAGGGGAAGTTGGTAAAGAATCCATTCTCCAGCACCCTTGATATTACTGCTATTCCCAGTGTTGTTCAGGACGAGTTCCTTGATCTCAAACATGAATCTGCTGCCAAAGATCTCTATGAAGAAAAATCTCTGATTGTATTCTGGTGTTCGATGTATCAGTCATATCCAAAAGTCAGTGAGATTGCACTTCAACTACTCTTGCCTTTTTCTCCATCCTTCTACAAATCAAGAATAAAAGCTAGAACCGATTGGATGTGGACCCCGACATGAGATGTGCATTGTCAGTGACATAACCTCGGATTCATCAACTGACTAAAAAGAGACAATATCAGCCTTCCCACTGATGTGTGATAAAATATGCAGAGTTTAATTGAACTTTTGCCCATCCAAATCAAATTTGCCATTGTCTGCTAGTCTTGTGTAGTCTAGTGATGTAGGTTAAATATATCACAGAAATCTATCAATATAAGATAATGACtgtaaattttgtaataaaccaagggtgttcttttcatcaatattttatttataaatttttattttttttgtcttttttggcAGTGTTGGATTTGGGAGAAAAAGGAAGGGAAGCCACACGAATATTGAGAATTCATGAAGGGGGGAATGGAgtgaaaaaggttgagaaccactgactGTCGGAGAAGGAGGATAAATCTATGCAGCACGCACGTTTAAACAATATTGAACTATTATGAGTGATACTTTTTCACGAATTGAATGTTACGTGAATTACCTGTTCCTGGGGACATTGTACTGTATTCATATGAGGGTATGTAACACGTGaagttttcttgttttttaaataaaatttttcttttaacctAGTTATTGTGGGACTGAAATGAAGAGGGCTActgtatttttttccttataatatAGATTTAGTTATTTGATCAATTTTTCGTATTAAATCTGTTTTTTATAATCCTCTTTCAATACATTCCTCCAAGAGGGTAACTCACGATCCAGCCTATAATTACAATaagaaggtaatttttttttctccaaatgttCGTAAGGTTTATCTAAATTTGAAAAAGTCATACCAGGAAAGCATACTGCTTTATTTATTTAGAACCCGGCACAGAATACGATGGAGAGAGACGGCATACTCAAGAAAAAATAATAGggaagtaaggttctagctgggACCCCTTGCCCAGTAGAAAATCAAAGGGTGGTGCCCTGAGCCTAGTTCATCCTTGATTGTATACCTTTTACCCAGATATCTGGGCATTTCACCgtttctttttgtgtagtgaaacgttggagtgtggtcggcattcggacacagtccacaaaccactacagcGTAAAGTGCACTATTTACTGCTATGGCAAGACAATAAGCAAGTTATGCAAAAATACAAAAGACACTTGAATGAATAATTGGTTATTGTGTGTACTATTTATAGTGAGCTGAAATATTCATATGTAGGGTAATAGATTAACAACAATGAGCAGAAGAACTGAAATATAAATCCCTTTTGCTGTTTTGAACGTTCTATCATCAGTAAGCTAAACAATTTTGTTACCTATTGATTGCGTACCCTGTTTTGACATGTGAACTTCAATGCCCAAATATTTCATGATTAAAACTTGCGAGTTTCAATGATTTCTTCAAACACTACATCAAATTTGAAACTTTCTTTGAAAAAGAATTCATCACTTCATATATTCATGATTTAGTTGACAGCCACCGTGAATTCATGCATATCACAAAATACCTTTAATCAAAGTTGGCTTCTGACAAAAACAATGATTATCTGGTTGACATATACAACAAGATCATGTTAAACAAGATTTAATGACAATTAATAATTAAATCCCTAGCGACTGTAACTTAGATTAGGAAGCCAACTTGTATTTAATTTGCAACACATTAGGCTTTGAGGGCATGGTAAAGTGTAATTTTAGATTTTTAACCCTTGATTATAACAAACAAACAGTTAAATATGACTAAGGAGATGATACAGATCTATTGATTTAAAATACTTGCTTTTCATAATTTTTGTCAAATTTAGATGGCGGCCGTCTTGTTTTAGGTAAAAAGTGATAGTTATGTTTAATATCTGAATACGAAATTTCTTTTGAACTCcattttgattaattttctttaaaaaatgatgGATGGAATGACTAATATCGTGAAAAACGCTAATATCAAGAATGTTggatggcggccatcttggattcaATGGTGTGAAAAAGTGCGGGCAGGTAGAATTTAAGCTAACTATTACTACCAAAACCATTGGTAAACTTCAAAATGTACAAAGCTTTCTAGGTGAGTACCCTGACTACTGTAGATGGTCTCAAAGACATTATTTCATCCCTTTCCTCTGTCGCTCATGAGTGGTGATTTATTCTTAAGAAGAATTGATAGGGCGAGAAATATGGAGATGTATAGGGGTGGTGAAAAGCTTATTATATGTAAAACAAGATAGAACGGTTTATTGcagcgaacgaagtgagtgacatATGAAATGCCAACAATTCCAcaaacgaatctcacccaacccaaaGCCCAGtcattcacttttattattattgctaggagGGGGGAGCTGTTATTTTCGGCTgcagggtcaataactcctataccaaatgatatatattcaaatgaaatattgaGGGATTATTTAGATGTATCCAAgctttgtttttgcatattttcatgttcatacttgctataggcatgccctggctgttacTTTTGATCGTaaatgacgacttttagctaaaaaatcagtgaggaggagcaaactactacTAGAGTTTCACAAATTTACACAGAGTTTGATGAGTGTTacatgaactacattcatatcaattttcgtattgatacttgccatagaaaagacacagtagccatttttcgatatctttGGGAAggcgattttcggcggcgccgtaaattaatCGTAGAATGCTTCACATATCTAAAAGAAATTTTCAGAGGTTTATGGGATGGAACAGCAAACTTTTATTTCggtatgagttgaatggttatttttgacgGCGGAGTGAATTGTTCCTAGGataatttacatatccaaatgaaaatttcagggattgatgggaaacagtttctctgttcctgccaaatatcatggtaatatctacaattgaatagacaatcatgtagccttcttaaatatgcggttaaatggagcaacattacagtgaactgcgtgatagtgagcgacatcaacaagggacaaagccgatctcataaacaatatatgTCCCTAGTTGCAGCTAGTTTAATGTTGTTGGTTCACGTGGAAAGAATGGAGGCTAATTTGAGTACTTCAGAAGTGCTGCGAGGTATATAAAGAGATATCCCTAAAATGAATAGCGAGGGCTAAACATAGAGGATACTCAGTAGTGCGTGCTATATAGGAATGGCAGtaacatatttgttttatttctatatttacatgaTATTACTAAGCTTTTTATTCTCGTGGGTGAAGAAAAATCAGTCTTATGGGAAGAAACTCGATTTTTGGGTCAAGATCACGAATTTTAGTTTTACCGCTCTCCTGTAGCCTTAAGGTGTGTACTGTTGtcagacgaaagatgaaagcaatctggaGTATTTAAGTGGATAAAAATTGCGAttttgtgcatgcatatgctaacccAAGAATCTACCTGACAGCCATATCATCCATCGACCTAGTAATTTTGCAATTGGTTTCTTTGGTATTGGATTGTATTAAACACTAGTTTTCCTACAAATATGTTCTACAGGATTCCTACGAATATAAGTGAAACTGTGGGCTCATTTGATGATATTGATGAGGACTTATCATTAGTGCtatcagatgatgaagatgatacaatTTGCTCTGATAATATGACTGATGCAACAAGTGTTTGTGTTGGTGGTGGCactaaaagaaacaaaaagaaagagCATGTCTATTGCTTCgccgaaaaagaaaaagaaagtatatgcaagcagaggagatgcatatcagccaggagccTGTTAGAGTACCAAACCTGGTAACAATGAGTAGCCTGGCATGCTATgaacgcgcccccccccccccatgcaacaatagaaaaataagcaAGTCTAAAAGAGGggatatctttttataaaagaggggactaggagccttgtacactttccaGATCAGCTTTAGCAACAAATGGGAgtacatcaaaactttaaactgttatttctcaaaatagtatttttttttatcaaattgctaTCTACTTCCTTATTCATGGACCATTTTTTAAAATTCaaaaagtattataattctggATGATTGTGAAAATAAAGTGTATTACAAGGTTTTTCCTAtcgccctccccccaaaaaataattggaaaaagatttgaaataatttcatttttttttaacattttttttacgagatggaacaaaaaatataaggaaatttgaaaatatgcaactgtggttgtattgtatatactataagccCTAtgttaatttttagatttttaaaattgattcataaataagggaggagataaattttgaaaataagagaaaaagaccacaaaaaacaagaaaaaacaaaacacaaaaaaatagtCAACTTAGGGAGACTAATATTGGCTGAGGTATtgtgtacatataaatgcatattctgtgcaaatttcaatgtCATAGTGCAAAAATGACCTCCCCCTCGAGTTTCTTCCCTTATGGAATTTATTCTGTGATGTGGTTCATCTACGATATACAACATTGCTCAAAGGAGAAATGTGATAATTACCGCAAAGCTCccacttatattctctctctctctctctctctctctctctctctctctctctctctctctctctctctctctctctctgtgttggagCCATCTTCCCTAACTGGCCATTTGTCCCATCATCACCAGACCAGCCAAAATTTTTACGACGACAGCTGGTAGATATGACGGGAGAGTGTTTGCATAGAAATATATGTTATTAAAaacagctcatatatatatatatatatatatatatatatatatataattatatatatatatatatatatatatatatatatatatatatatatatatatatatatatatatatatacatatacacacaagcatatattgtatacacagacacacactcacacacacacacacacacacacacacacatatatatatatatatatatatatatatatatatatatgattacacacatatacatatatctatttatgtatatatatataaatatatatatatgtatatatgtatatatatgtgtgtatgcacattcATGTTCTttgcacacatacatttatatattcatcaaAATACTGTATATTCCTAGTGAATTTATTGCTTGtatttttgttctgttttttttttttttttttttttttagatattctatttt encodes the following:
- the LOC137636121 gene encoding zinc finger BED domain-containing protein 5-like, with amino-acid sequence MFENLSAVLDENEEDSLLDPLLKTKIIQHLRSFESELNIYFPEIEEEKGKLVKNPFSSTLDITAIPSVVQDEFLDLKHESAAKDLYEEKSLIVFWCSMYQSYPKVSEIALQLLLPFSPSFYKSRIKARTDWMWTPT